The Littorina saxatilis isolate snail1 unplaced genomic scaffold, US_GU_Lsax_2.0 scaffold_74, whole genome shotgun sequence genomic sequence GATTACCAATCGCATATGAACGGGCATGCAGGAACCACACCTGTCAAGTATCATGTGTGCAATAAGTCATTTGCACATTAACGCAGTCTGCAAAAAAGATGTGTGTCTGGGTGGTGTGTTTAAAACACGCGAGGACACACACGGACAAGGGGGGCTGGGTTTGCATGCAGCACGCAGGGACGTTATATGAATACTTTCTAAGGATCATCCATGCCTAAAAAACCCATTTATGGTTGCTACAGATCATTCCCGCGTGACAACGCTATTTTTTTAGATAATGGTATGATCTCTAGCAGCCAGGCATTGTTGTTAGAAATGAAAGATCCCCAACATATAATCATGGAACGTCTCCGCGTGACGTGCCCCGTATCCAACCCACAATTTTGAAAACATTCCTTTGCGTTAGGTATCTCGATACCGGGGTAGGTGAAATACGTCTTTTCTAAGCTCCTCTAATAACCCGTAACCTAATTTGCACCTTTTGTGAACTCCGCCATATGACGACGGAAAATATGTGCTGTAAGAAGTGAATTAACCTAGAAGTAGTCCACCATCATTTTTATTAGTCGACACTTggtgatacatatgccctttgTCGGGCTTTGACCTTTTCTTGGGGGTATCACTTACTAAATATAGAATACGGGATTCTGGGAAGGGGCACTTACGCACGATATTCGATTTTCAGTACACGGCTCAAACCCTTGGAATGAATTGAAATGAATGAGATACAAGAataaagagttcagaaaagaaaaacataGTTGAACAATTTGGACTTTTTTTATAATCTTGCCGATTACGATTAAAAACCCTGACCGTCCGATCAGTTGGCGAGCTTCTTACCTCAGAGCAACCATACGTCTCCCGGGGTGCAATAAAAACTTAAGCtgcaaacatacattacacgtgAGGGGTTCGAGCATTTTTCGACTCGCCGGTTTACGAGTTTTTCCGCTCGTATTTCTGTAGTGTACGTTCTGTAGATCTCACCATTACAAGTAGAATGGGTAATTCTAGGAAATCGTCCACTGGAAATACTCAATATTTCTACAACGTTTAGGTTATTTCGATCTATTAAATCATTCAAAACCTTTGATTGCAGAAACATGtttaaaatacaagaattaagAGTtccaaaactttaaaaaaaagtgtaaaaaacaaaaaatgtccaAAGATGAGATTTGAACACGTGACCATCACTGTGACGATAAGCGATAGGGAattttaccaactgagctattttgGCTCACGGTTAGCACGGAGATTTTAATTTCAAATAAAACACTTGACTTCTTGAGCGTGTTGACTCGACTCAAGTTTCCCAATCTCTCCGTTCCTATTTGTGAACTGTATACATACTCTTTATCTCAGTTCGAGGCAAGTTAAGTTGATAACTGACCCTATGCTCCCGTTAACGTtgtacagtggacgccgcttaataaaaccgcggttaatagagccagccgcttataaaagccgatttcagacggtccggatttatcactatatcttatgtattagaaaaagccggttaataaaaccaacccgccgcttattaaagccagttttctcagagaaatcacgtagtttgtgactaaaactcacattatcttgttctgatgtggaagacgaccaacaaacaaacactcataaaatcgttcttccCTGACGAGTAATggttcgtgacggtgacagtgaaattattgatgtaccgaagtgatcaaagtacacgtacatgaacataattaaaacaaaagttcaacatccttcgtgaagttttgtttagattcaaacaagtgtaaatgacgaaagaaagtgactgagtgacgtaaacaaaagagatttttttttctttcgaaaatgacgtattcctagaccgccggttaataaatccgccgcttattaaagccatttttcgtcggtccagaagtggttttattaagcggcgaccactgtatacATTTGGAAAGAAATCTCAAGTAGCGTACATTTCAAGGGTGACCAACATTATGGTGTAGTGTGgctccgaaatgcattgaccaatcgccgaaagccACTAACTTCATTGCATTAAAGGAGTTCCCTACCCAGAATGCACATTTTTAGTATaaacatttgtgaccacacaacaagctaagtgTATACTAAGTGTGGTTATACATATATACATCTAGAAAGGAATTGTTTTCATGTTACATAAATCCAAATTCAAAATATATTTGCGTAATTAGGAATCTTTCATTGACAAATACATGTTTGTGTCATCTGCAAATAATTTTACATTGGATTGAACAAGTGGTGTCGATTTGTGGCCTTTCACAACAACACTCTGTAACTGGTATTTTAAATAACCTCTAATCCAACATTATAAACGTCTTCTTACGCCAATGACCTATAATTTGTACAAtagggccaaaaaaaaaaataggtctgtttacggtaacccgaccgaccctagttttttcgcgcgaccctagactttttttttggcatttgggaaaaagaaaaaaaaatcttgtttttttggcaaaataacgtaaaaatatggttttttggaggaaaaaaaaaacaaaaaaaacaatcccgacctaccgaccctattttttgggcctatgttaccgtaaacagacctattttttttttgcctaagcaTTTATGATTCACATGGTTGCAGGCTTTTGTCATATCAAGAAAATTAGCTTGTGTTGAGAGTCCCTTGTCAGCCGCTTCACATACATCATTGTAGGTGCAGAGTAATTGGTTTACAGTGGAGTCACCTGGAATTAAACCAGATTGCACCGGCGTTATTATGTTATTTAACTTTACAAAATTGTCCCGCTCTCGCTACGATTGTGTCCATTCCGAACTTGTACTCCCCGTGCGGCTTGTGCCACGCTGCAGTTGTGCTGTGTCGAGTCACGCTTTAGTAAGGCTTTCGTTAGGCTTTTGTCCGCCTGGCCAGTTCGAGCTGTGTTTTGGCCGTAATTCTCGTGCTGTTCGCTCGTGTTTTGCATGGCGGAGGCGGAGAGTTTGCCGGGTGTTCCACCCGTGTTTGTTTTGAACACACAGCTGCCAgcttttgaaaaaaagttcTATACCACAGACGAACTATGCTCAGCTGCGGAAAAAACGGCTGGATATGAAAGCTTAGAGGGGGCTCAACGGATAGGGGGCTTGTGGCGGATATATCCGCGAAGTGCAGGAGCCAGGCAAAAGCTTATGATACAGGGGTTCGTGGTGAGAGGAGTCAAGAGTATAGGTGAAGGTCAAAAATCCGTTCCTTGTCTCCTCCCCCGACGGGTCGGATAGAGAGGTACCAGCAACAAAGGTGATTATTGGAAATGTACCTCTGCCCTTTTCAGACAAGGAAATCCTACAAGGCATGAGATCTCTAAAGATCAACATCAGATCCAAGCTCATtgcagagagagacaagagacacaAATGGCAAGATCACAAGGTGGAAAACCGATAGACGTTTTCTTTACATCGACGTCCCTTCCACTCCTTTGGAGAAAGTCTTGCAGATAGGTCCTTTCAAGGCAACCCTATTCCACCGGgaacaaaaaccacaaaaacaatttgtgaccctccaccacgaaatgagtcgcatgtcacctcgcgcagttctgcgctaggcttaacataagtccggggagtgtctggtaacagtgtgagggtcaccttagtcacaggcttataactcaaacagtgttcgctcttttctaaaaacggggttcaccactggatagagcataaaaaactctttgggaaaatgtaaaaatatgaaaatcatgcaaaggtgacatgcgactcatttcgtggtggagggtcacatttgtggaCTGTGGACAGTGCCTTCAGAAAGGTCACAGATCAGAAGAGTGCACAAATAAGGTCAAGTGTCGTCAGTGCTACAGCGATGGACACAAAGCAGGAGACCCCTCATGCAGCTTGACACCAGAGGTGCAAACCGTGGACGAGACAAGcgcaacagacaacagacaaggaAAAGCATCGGGAATAGATTCCAGGAAGCCCAGGAACAGATCTGAAAGCAGAGGCCGCCAGCCTCAAAGAGCCCAGAGTCGCTCGAAAGGCATTGGAATGAGCCAGTCGAGGTTGAACTTCAGACGGGACAGTGCCTCACGCTCGGGATCCAGGAAACGACGGCGCTCTGTTGGAGCGACACCCCCAACACAGCCAGACAAGCAAGCACGTCAGCTGGACCAGGAAGAGGACGGAAGAGGATCGGCATCCGAAGACG encodes the following:
- the LOC138956606 gene encoding probable splicing factor, arginine/serine-rich 1, whose translation is MRLISWWRVTFVDCGQCLQKGHRSEECTNKVKCRQCYSDGHKAGDPSCSLTPEVQTVDETSATDNRQGKASGIDSRKPRNRSESRGRQPQRAQSRSKGIGMSQSRLNFRRDSASRSGSRKRRRSVGATPPTQPDKQARQLDQEEDGRGSASEDEKE